GAATGGCCGAATACGTAAAGAAGTTGACTGGAGCGCAAGCGTCCCCGCTTGCAATGAGCGCGGAGCGCGAACGGCGCCGGAGAAATGAGCGCGCTAAATCCCTAGGCTTTACGGCGTTTCACGCCGTTGCAAGCGGGGACGCTTGCGCTCCAGTCCGGAGACGCTTGCGCTCCAGTGCGGGACGCTTGCGCTCCGGTGCTTTACTTTCGCTTTCCGAGCAGGAATTCGAGCGGAACGTCCAACCGTTTCGCCCAGCTTTTTTCGCTGTGATCGTCGCCCTCGAACTTCTTCGTGATCCACGATTCCGCGGTAAACCCCTTTGCACGCATCAAGTCGTCGGCCCTAAGCTGGAACGGTTCGTACGACGAGTCAAGAGTCGCCGTTCCGTAATCGAAATAGATCCGATGATTCTTCGGCGACGGGAGATTCGACCGGATATAGTCGATCATCACTCCGTTTCCGGCCGGGAAGTGAGTCGAAAGACAACCGGCGCCGCCGAATATGTTCGGATATTCGCTAATCGCATAAAGCGATATCAGCCCGCCCATACTCGAGCCCATCACGAACGTGTTGCCGCGGTCGCGTTTCGTCGGAAAGTTCCTGTCGATGAACGGTTTCAATTCGTCAACAAGGAATTTCAGATAATTGTCGGAAACCACGCCGGTGATCCCGAACGTCGCCGCTTCTTCCTTTTGATCGGCCGACGCCATCTCGAACGCCTTCTGCGGCATATACTCCTCGCGCCGTTTCGGGGTGTTCCAGACGCCGACGATGATCGTCTCCCGGACCTTCTTTTCGGCGATCAGCTTCGCGAGCACTTCGTCCGCATGCCATTCCTGCTTGTTCCACGTTGTCGATTCGTCAAAAAGCATCTGGCCGTCGTGCATATAAAGGACAGCGTACTTCTTTTTCGGCGAGAAGCCCGGCGGCAGCCAGACATCGACGTTGCGCGGAGCGACCTTGTCGGACGGAAAGTTCTTGTAGCGCTCGATCTTGCCGGTGATATTCGGCCCAATGACCGTTTCCGACGTTTGAGCCGCAGAAAGCGCGGAAAAAAGCAAAATGACTGCTAAGATTGTGATTGTTCTCATAGATTTCAGGGCACGGAACTTGCGAGAATTATATTCAATTCACCGGGTTCCGGAAAAGCGTTGATCAAGGCATTGGACATCGAATCGTATAAAAATCAGCAAACCGTTCTGATCGTGATCAATGTCGCGGTCCTCGCCGCGCTGTTCGTAGTCCACATTGTCTTTCTTTTCGAGATCGGCACGCCCTCAAA
The DNA window shown above is from Acidobacteriota bacterium and carries:
- a CDS encoding alpha/beta hydrolase — translated: MRTITILAVILLFSALSAAQTSETVIGPNITGKIERYKNFPSDKVAPRNVDVWLPPGFSPKKKYAVLYMHDGQMLFDESTTWNKQEWHADEVLAKLIAEKKVRETIIVGVWNTPKRREEYMPQKAFEMASADQKEEAATFGITGVVSDNYLKFLVDELKPFIDRNFPTKRDRGNTFVMGSSMGGLISLYAISEYPNIFGGAGCLSTHFPAGNGVMIDYIRSNLPSPKNHRIYFDYGTATLDSSYEPFQLRADDLMRAKGFTAESWITKKFEGDDHSEKSWAKRLDVPLEFLLGKRK